The DNA segment TTCTTAGCTTTTAAGGGATTAGACTCTTCTTGACTAACATTCCATAGATATACATTAGAGTCCTCACATGCTGATAGAATATGTTTCCCATCAGAAGTCATTGATGCACACATTGGGCTCCCCGTGCTAAGGcctaaaacaaaaatacaaaagaatctTAGTAAcagaacataaaataaaatataattcaaattaataaaaagtaagCTTTTAGGAACTAAAAGAGTCACAGTTGTAAAGACCTGCTGGGGAacgaaaaaaatatcaataaatgtAGTAGTTAGAGACAAAACAACATACTTTTGTACTTGCCAATCACATTAAGCCCGTCAAGGATTCTGACTTGTGAATCAGCACAGGAGACCATAACTTTGTTAGAATCTTGtggaagaaactgaaatgaatAACAGATAATCAGTTTATCACAAAAACTTAGCTCATATAGAAAATCACaaaaatcataagaaaaataaaaaatataaaacaactcACTTAGCATAAGAagcaaaagacaaaaatataatacCTGAAACCCAGTTATCCCTCTGCCAGGAAGTTTCTTTTTACCAATTAAGCATAGTTGGGAATCCAATTGCAAGAGATTCTCTGGTTCAAGCAAAAATGAAAATCAGCAGAGTTAATGGCCCTAAAGTCTTATGCGGTTGTCATTGTAATATAGCTAATGATAGTCATAACATCCCAATGATAACTTGATTGGCATTTCAAGGCATACATAATATCATTACTTCCTGTCAAAATCAGTAGTTTAATAACATAAACCCAACATCCTGCCAATTAACAACTACATTTCAACAGCACAATGAATCAaacatttaagaaataaataagtgGATGAATTTATAGCATTAAGTTTagcacaattttaaaattaacttgttCGCAATCATTAGGAAATCTACCAAATAACACCTAACTGGTTTAACttgaggaaaataaaatattaagataaatgtaaaaaagatGATACCTGATACATTATAAAATCGACAATTGCCAGTCAAGGAGCCAATGATCCCTCCCTATATGAAAGAACGTCATTCATCTTAGAACATTTCCTATAATGTCTATGTCTCTATAGAATTGAAAttggtttaaaaaaatgttacctGCCCATCAGGCCGATAGCATACTGCCGTCACTATATCTTTGATATCAATCCAATCAACAACATGACAATCAGGAATTGCCCAGATGCGCACTTTCCCATCTATAGATCCACTAATGAAATAATTATCATCCACAGGATTGAATTGTATGCACGTCACTACAATACATAATCAAATACAAACAAACTGTTAGACAGTTTGTgatgataaaaacaaattataggATAAGAGTTCAAGAAGCctgaaaagaagagaaatgcACCAAGGCGCACCATAATTACTGTGTGAGAAAACTTTCAAGCAATGGTCATGATTCACTTGCCATAGACGGACAGTTTTGTCAACTGAAGATGACAGAAGATACTGCATCCAAGAAGATGAAAAACCAAATCAATTTCTGCAAACTTTCATTCATACCTAAGTGTATgcttagtttattaaattaaattactgaaTTGATGACATTCACTCACATTATTGTTTGACCAAGAGAGATCCAAAACTTCACCTCTGTGCCCCCGAAACTCATGCAATGGTTTCTCCAACAACCGAAAGATCTTAGGAGGAAAAACAATGCAAGCTGAATCTGATGTTTTTTTCAGGCTCTTCAGTttgcttattttttctttatccatAAACAGTGGTGTCAATTCAGAGAGATTATTTACAGTAAAATAAATGCAGGATGGATCAATTTCTGGAATGTCAACTTCATTACACCTATCCTCCTCAACCACTTGCCATAAGCGCACAACCCCGTCTTCACCACCACTAGCAAGATACTGCCCATCAGGACTGAACTTCATGGTCAAAATCGAACCTTCATGTGCTTGGAAATCTTGCCTAATGTAAAGAGCCGAAAGTTCcttcatttgcttcttggaCTGACGGACCTTAACTTTCTGAAGCCTACAAGTTCCTGACATTTCACCAAGACCTTCTTCTCTCCCATTATCACCTTCATCTTGCCTATTAAGCATGCACGTTATCGACCGCAATCTTCTGAGCCAACCCTTTTTATACTTGTTCATCTTCCCAACAGAAACATTAGCATCCGTTTCCCTAAAGGCATTCTCCGATTCCTTATGTTCCTCTGCAACCACTGACCGATCTGAATCCAGATCTCTTCCCTCACTCATCTCCCTACACTGCAGCCCCTCCTGATCCAAATTTCCATCTTGACACGGCGAGTTATCCACTATACCAAACCCCCCTGAAGAATTCTCCCTAGACCAACAAGACATTGATGTCCTGCTTGAACAGAATTCCTCTTCCATAACACAATTTCGGGTCACAGCGCCACTGTTAACATTTACTCTATCCATCACTTCCTCTTTACACTCAACACTACACACATCTACTGAGTTTTCATTCTCAAGGGCAACCAAATCCACACTACTCAGTCCCATCCTCTTCATAAACGTGCCCCTACGCTCACTCACACTCCTTGGACTCCGAATCCACATTTCATAATCAAAACCATTGGATACCCCTTCATCATCTGCAATGGACACAACAACATCCTCTTGAGCATCGAAAAACCGACATTCCTCGTCTTCGCTGAAGCTACCCATGATTCTCCGAGTTCAACCCATGAAACCCCTCTCAAAGAAGCAGCATTTTAAGACCTGGGAATGTGTCAAAATccaatttctctctctctctccagaCGAAGCCACCCAGATCATGAACTAcacatttaaaatgaaaaagcaGCACGGAAACCAATATTAGCCAAAATATACATTTCACTTATTAACCACACAACAAcgataaacaataatttaataagaaaaataaaaacaaataccgAGAGATCCAACATAGATCCCAATCCACACCATTTAACCTGGTCTTATTACATTCCACAATTGGGAATGTAAAGTGTAAACCGCTTCGGAGAAATCacaaaaatgagattttttttttcttttcaaaagaaacataaaaatcaaaatgaaccccacaaaataaaaataaaagggtaCATGGAAATTGGAAaacacttaaaaattaaaaaccggtaaaaaaaaaaatgaaatcaaacagAGAAGAGGATTTGGCAGAGGAAGTGTTGGAAGGAGACGACaagttttaaaggaaaaaaaataaaggggaGGAAGGAATAAGGAAAAATAGGCTTACATGGGTTGGGTTGTGTTGATGATCAGAATCAGTTAGAAGGGTGTTGATGGAAGAAGAAGCATATCGTTGCGTTGCGATGAGACGAGGGAGGGAGCAGAATGAGCAGAAACGAAAATACGAAGTGGGAATATATATGTGCGTGAATATGTAGTTAAAGTGAAAAAAGCGAACAAGTCGGGGGAGGGAGAAAACccgttttcatttcattttcagtgtaaaaataaaaatatactataaGAGGGTCGGAAAGGGTAAAACAGGAAAAGAGGACACGTTCATTGGTATTGGTGATGGCTATGGCCCAAGAAACGAGATGGGGGAGAAGAACACTGCGCAGGCTTGTGTTGTGAGCGCAAAACGCAAcatcccctctctctctctctctctctctctttctgctACCCTTGCCTCTCTGTCTTGTTCTTGTGCCAATTGCAATTTcgaaagaatataaaattaaaatttgaaaaaagaaaacgtaAAAAATGACCGTACGTAGAGCTTTTGTAACTCTGACCCCGTAGTTAATACTCATGggtatatgtttttattcattaataaattaCTTAAAGTGCAATTAATTCTTGTTGTTGTGAAaggtttgaatttaaatttgaatgaaatctagttttcattttaaaaagtaaagttATTATGTGATTGCacgattataaatatatatcaacTTATCATTAACACAGTTTACATGTGACTATAACAGCATCAAGTTTATTATGTTTACTTTTCTTCTAATCTGATCTTGCAATTGAGAAaagaaaatctattttttatgatagaaaatctattctttttttttcattaagaatAATGATTCATGAAACACTCGTGTAAAAACTTCATTAGCACATGTCATTtgtgttattaatattttttcttaaatatatttttgtctctaataaatatttaatttttgtgtttattttttaataaaattttattttatattgaatttttaataaaaaataattttattttttgtttttcatattttgttttagttttgataaattaataaattttattttaattcaaactaattaaaaatgaaaaaaattatcaagaaaCAACATTTACTAATTCATTAaaggtttaaaaaaatttcaaaaacaaaattattagtttattaggcatttaatgaaaaataaatattttttttaaaaaaaatcatttattggaGAGATCTCAAgagagtataaaaaaaaatcagcaatgTAATCTAATGTATTCAAGTAAAAATCTTTCACATCTTAGTTTTTCACTCAAATGTTATtggtatttgtttttatttttttaactacatTACGTTgtttattatacattatttttctCCGTCTACATGTGAAATAGGTGAGAAGTACGTATCCATGAATTTTGTTGCATTCAACACTAATAAAATGCACCTGTAtctgtttattttctttcacgGCACCTGTATCTGTTTGTAGGTTAACAAGGTGCGTCTTTCTCCATGTTTGGAAACACATTTGTTAACAACATATCCACGATTAGGCAAAAGATACAAAGAATGGAATGTGTTTAACGTGAAAAAAACAACAAGTCTTGCATTCTTACATTTTCTAATCAGACaaattaaaaaaccaaaaattattgtttgaaCCTTCTACCCTAACGTTGATCTAAAGTTATCAAGCGTATGACCAAACATAGTAAGCGGTTGATGATATGCAGATGGGTGTGCTTTTAAATTAGCTTACTTtgatattgaaaataaatttactattttttaaagattttaaatgtatttttcattcataccatttagttttttttttcatttttctttaaaaaaaatctgctttagtttttacaatttttttttcattcttaaagtgatttatataactctttttttaactgttaaaaacatttttatactattcaaagtgttattttgaaaaataaaacaaacattttttacaaggactaaaaaaattataggaacaaaaatgaaaaaaaataaataaattacagcaatgaaaaagtatttaagtttttttaaaatatattttccagatatattaattgttatatttttcattaaatattttttttttttgtgcaaatTTTACTAAAAACATTATGAGTACACTTTgttgtaaagttttttttatcaatactttgtttttaagattattcatataaaatttatttaaaatagaaaaataagttgGTAGTCAAATCTAACTTGAAAATACTTTTAATCTcagttaacaaaaaatatattttatacaagTTATTCTTATAAGAAAGTACCATACTAATTAATCTGGCCTGGGAGCTAACATATTATTATTcacttatattataaatttaaatactcgTCTTTGAATGAtaggaatttaaatatttattttctc comes from the Glycine soja cultivar W05 chromosome 6, ASM419377v2, whole genome shotgun sequence genome and includes:
- the LOC114415576 gene encoding WD repeat-containing protein 44-like, with protein sequence MGSFSEDEECRFFDAQEDVVVSIADDEGVSNGFDYEMWIRSPRSVSERRGTFMKRMGLSSVDLVALENENSVDVCSVECKEEVMDRVNVNSGAVTRNCVMEEEFCSSRTSMSCWSRENSSGGFGIVDNSPCQDGNLDQEGLQCREMSEGRDLDSDRSVVAEEHKESENAFRETDANVSVGKMNKYKKGWLRRLRSITCMLNRQDEGDNGREEGLGEMSGTCRLQKVKVRQSKKQMKELSALYIRQDFQAHEGSILTMKFSPDGQYLASGGEDGVVRLWQVVEEDRCNEVDIPEIDPSCIYFTVNNLSELTPLFMDKEKISKLKSLKKTSDSACIVFPPKIFRLLEKPLHEFRGHRGEVLDLSWSNNNYLLSSSVDKTVRLWQVNHDHCLKVFSHSNYVTCIQFNPVDDNYFISGSIDGKVRIWAIPDCHVVDWIDIKDIVTAVCYRPDGQGGIIGSLTGNCRFYNVSENLLQLDSQLCLIGKKKLPGRGITGFQFLPQDSNKVMVSCADSQVRILDGLNVIGKYKSLSTGSPMCASMTSDGKHILSACEDSNVYLWNVSQEESNPLKAKKITSCERFFSNASVAVPWHGLKSQNIEIEHQLDALDKTSSQVIQLSPPASFSLSQEFFLESFPKGSATWPEEKLPVSSPKAKASVMRKSEYKFLKSSCKSTSSAHAWGMVIVTAGWDGRIKSFHNYGLPIPA